One genomic segment of Schistosoma haematobium chromosome 6, whole genome shotgun sequence includes these proteins:
- the ATP6V1A_1 gene encoding V-type proton ATPase catalytic subunit A, variant 2 (EggNog:ENOG410V5MJ~COG:C) produces MFTILFPGDMEQSLRELRLENGSRESQYGYVYAVSGPVVTASSMAGSAMYELVRVGHDELVGEIIRLEGDLATIQVYEETSGVTVGDPVLRTGKPLSVELGPGIVNNIFDGIQRPLKGICDLTSSIYIPRGVNVPALDRKVEWEFIPTPGLKPGMHITGGDIYGVVPENTLVQHRIMLSPKAQGTVKWIAPTGHYTLSDKILEIEFDGQISQHTMLQVWPVRQPRPVAEKLPGNHPLLTGQRILDALFPCVQGGTTAIPGAFGCGKTVISQSLSKYSNSDIIVYVGCGERGNEMSEVLRDFPELTIEVNGKQESIMQRTALVANTSNMPVAAREASIYTGITLSEYFRDMGYNVSMMADSTSRWAEALREISGRLAEMPADSGYPAYLGARLASFYERAGRVHCLGGPDLRYGSVGIVGAVSPPGGDFADPVTSATLSIVQVFWGLDKKLAQRKHFPSVNWLISYSKYLRVLDDYFDRNFPEFVALRTKMQEILQEEEELSEIVQLVGKASLAEADKITLEVARIIKDDFLQQNGYSSYDRFCPFYKTVGMMKNIIAFYDQARHAVEVTAQSDRRVTWALIREAMGQTIYKISSMKFKDPTADGKDKILRDYDELYEEISSGFRNLEDL; encoded by the exons ATGTTTACAATTTTGTTTCCAGGTGATATGGAACAGTCGTTGCGGGAGCTCAGGTTAGAAAATGGCAGTCGTGAAAGTCAATACGGATATGTTTACGCTGTGTCAGGTCCTG TTGTTACCGCATCATCCATGGCTGGTTCTGCTATGTACGAGTTAGTTCGTGTTGGACATGATGAGTTGGTTGGAGAAATTATCCGTTTGGAAGGTGATCTGGCCACTATTCAGGTGTATGAAGAAACAT CTGGTGTAACTGTAGGTGATCCTGTCCTTAGAACTGGTAAACCCTTATCAGTTGAACTTGGACCTGGGATCGTCAACAATATTTTCGACG GTATTCAACGCCCTTTAAAAGGCATTTGTGATCTGACTAGTTCGATATATATTCCGAGGGGTGTAAATGTTCCTGCATTAGATCGTAAAGTTGAATGGGAATTTATTCCAACACCAGGTTTAAAGCCTGGGATGCATATAACTGGTGGAGATATTTATGGTGTTGTGCCTGAAAATACTTTAGTTCAACATCGAATCATGCTTTCACCTAAAGCACAAGGTACAGTGAAATGGATTGCTCCGACTGGACATTACACATTATCG GATAAAATATTGGAAATAGAATTCGATGGGCAAATCAGCCAGCATACTATGTTACAAGTATGGCCAGTACGTCAACCTCGTCCAGTAGCTGAAAAACTACCTGGTAACCATCCACTTCTAACTGGCCAACGGATTTTGGATGCTTTATTTCC ATGTGTTCAAGGTGGAACTACTGCAATTCCTGGAGCATTTGGTTGTGGTAAAACTGTTATTTCTCAATCACTATCAAAATACTCTAATTCGGATATTATTGTTTATGTTGGTTGTGGTGAACGTGGCAATGAAATGTCAGAAGTTTTACGTGATTTCCCAGAG TTAACAATTGAAGTTAATGGAAAGCAAGAATCAATTATGCAACGTACAGCTCTTGTAGCAAATACATCGAATATGCCTGTAGCTGCTCGTGAAGCATCAATTTATACAGGGATTACATTGTCAGAATATTTTCGTGATATGGGTTATAATGTTAGTATGATGGCTGATTCAACTAGTCGTTGGGCTGAAGCATTACGTGAAATCTCTGGTCGATTAGCTGAAATGCCTGCAGATTCCGGTTATCCGGCTTATTTAGGTGCAAGACTTGCAAG cTTTTATGAACGTGCTGGTCGTGTACATTGTCTTGGTGGCCCAGATTTACGTTATGGATCAGTTGGTATTGTTGGTGCTGTATCTCCACCTGGTGGTGATTTTGCTGATCCTGTCACATCAGCCACATTAAGTATTGTACAG GTATTTTGGGGATTAGATAAGAAACTGGCTCAACGTAAACACTTTCCTAGTGTTAATTGGCTTATATCCTATTCAAAATATTTACGTGTACTGGATGATTATTTTGATAGAAATTTTCCAGAATTCGTTGCATTAAGAACTAAAATGCAAGAAATTttacaagaagaagaagaattatCTGAAATTGTACAATTAGTTGGCAAA GCATCTCTAGCAGAAGCAGATAAAATTACACTAGAAGTTGCGCGTATCATTAAAGATGATTTCCTTCAACAGAATGGTTATTCGTCCTATGATAG aTTTTGTCCATTTTATAAAACTGTTGGTATGATGAAAAATATCATTGCTTTCTATGATCAAGCTAGACATGCTGTTGAAGTAACTGCTCAATCTGATCGTCGTGTTACATGGGCATTGATACGTGAAGCTATGGGTCAAACAATTTATAAAATTTCTAGTATGAAATTTAAAGATCCTACCGCTGATGGAAAG GATAAAATACTACGAGACTATGATGAATTATATGAAGAGATATCATCTGGTTTTAGAAATCTAGAAgatttataa
- the ATP6V1A_1 gene encoding V-type proton ATPase catalytic subunit A (EggNog:ENOG410V5MJ~COG:C), with protein MEQSLRELRLENGSRESQYGYVYAVSGPVVTASSMAGSAMYELVRVGHDELVGEIIRLEGDLATIQVYEETSGVTVGDPVLRTGKPLSVELGPGIVNNIFDGIQRPLKGICDLTSSIYIPRGVNVPALDRKVEWEFIPTPGLKPGMHITGGDIYGVVPENTLVQHRIMLSPKAQGTVKWIAPTGHYTLSDKILEIEFDGQISQHTMLQVWPVRQPRPVAEKLPGNHPLLTGQRILDALFPCVQGGTTAIPGAFGCGKTVISQSLSKYSNSDIIVYVGCGERGNEMSEVLRDFPELTIEVNGKQESIMQRTALVANTSNMPVAAREASIYTGITLSEYFRDMGYNVSMMADSTSRWAEALREISGRLAEMPADSGYPAYLGARLASFYERAGRVHCLGGPDLRYGSVGIVGAVSPPGGDFADPVTSATLSIVQVFWGLDKKLAQRKHFPSVNWLISYSKYLRVLDDYFDRNFPEFVALRTKMQEILQEEEELSEIVQLVGKASLAEADKITLEVARIIKDDFLQQNGYSSYDRFCPFYKTVGMMKNIIAFYDQARHAVEVTAQSDRRVTWALIREAMGQTIYKISSMKFKDPTADGKDKILRDYDELYEEISSGFRNLEDL; from the exons ATGGAACAGTCGTTGCGGGAGCTCAGGTTAGAAAATGGCAGTCGTGAAAGTCAATACGGATATGTTTACGCTGTGTCAGGTCCTG TTGTTACCGCATCATCCATGGCTGGTTCTGCTATGTACGAGTTAGTTCGTGTTGGACATGATGAGTTGGTTGGAGAAATTATCCGTTTGGAAGGTGATCTGGCCACTATTCAGGTGTATGAAGAAACAT CTGGTGTAACTGTAGGTGATCCTGTCCTTAGAACTGGTAAACCCTTATCAGTTGAACTTGGACCTGGGATCGTCAACAATATTTTCGACG GTATTCAACGCCCTTTAAAAGGCATTTGTGATCTGACTAGTTCGATATATATTCCGAGGGGTGTAAATGTTCCTGCATTAGATCGTAAAGTTGAATGGGAATTTATTCCAACACCAGGTTTAAAGCCTGGGATGCATATAACTGGTGGAGATATTTATGGTGTTGTGCCTGAAAATACTTTAGTTCAACATCGAATCATGCTTTCACCTAAAGCACAAGGTACAGTGAAATGGATTGCTCCGACTGGACATTACACATTATCG GATAAAATATTGGAAATAGAATTCGATGGGCAAATCAGCCAGCATACTATGTTACAAGTATGGCCAGTACGTCAACCTCGTCCAGTAGCTGAAAAACTACCTGGTAACCATCCACTTCTAACTGGCCAACGGATTTTGGATGCTTTATTTCC ATGTGTTCAAGGTGGAACTACTGCAATTCCTGGAGCATTTGGTTGTGGTAAAACTGTTATTTCTCAATCACTATCAAAATACTCTAATTCGGATATTATTGTTTATGTTGGTTGTGGTGAACGTGGCAATGAAATGTCAGAAGTTTTACGTGATTTCCCAGAG TTAACAATTGAAGTTAATGGAAAGCAAGAATCAATTATGCAACGTACAGCTCTTGTAGCAAATACATCGAATATGCCTGTAGCTGCTCGTGAAGCATCAATTTATACAGGGATTACATTGTCAGAATATTTTCGTGATATGGGTTATAATGTTAGTATGATGGCTGATTCAACTAGTCGTTGGGCTGAAGCATTACGTGAAATCTCTGGTCGATTAGCTGAAATGCCTGCAGATTCCGGTTATCCGGCTTATTTAGGTGCAAGACTTGCAAG cTTTTATGAACGTGCTGGTCGTGTACATTGTCTTGGTGGCCCAGATTTACGTTATGGATCAGTTGGTATTGTTGGTGCTGTATCTCCACCTGGTGGTGATTTTGCTGATCCTGTCACATCAGCCACATTAAGTATTGTACAG GTATTTTGGGGATTAGATAAGAAACTGGCTCAACGTAAACACTTTCCTAGTGTTAATTGGCTTATATCCTATTCAAAATATTTACGTGTACTGGATGATTATTTTGATAGAAATTTTCCAGAATTCGTTGCATTAAGAACTAAAATGCAAGAAATTttacaagaagaagaagaattatCTGAAATTGTACAATTAGTTGGCAAA GCATCTCTAGCAGAAGCAGATAAAATTACACTAGAAGTTGCGCGTATCATTAAAGATGATTTCCTTCAACAGAATGGTTATTCGTCCTATGATAG aTTTTGTCCATTTTATAAAACTGTTGGTATGATGAAAAATATCATTGCTTTCTATGATCAAGCTAGACATGCTGTTGAAGTAACTGCTCAATCTGATCGTCGTGTTACATGGGCATTGATACGTGAAGCTATGGGTCAAACAATTTATAAAATTTCTAGTATGAAATTTAAAGATCCTACCGCTGATGGAAAG GATAAAATACTACGAGACTATGATGAATTATATGAAGAGATATCATCTGGTTTTAGAAATCTAGAAgatttataa